In Pirellulales bacterium, the genomic stretch CTGGGGCCTGCGGCTGCCGGAGTTGCTGCTGGCCATCATTGCCGTGACGGTCATCGTGGGGACACAGCAGCTTGATCAGCAGGGCTTAAAAATTGTGGGAAAAATTCCCGCCAAGCTGCCGGCGCCCCAGTGGCCCGACATCCAATGGCCGCGCGTCCACGCTCTGGTCGGCAACAGTGTGGCCATTGCCCTGTTGGGCTTGCTCGAAGCCATTTCGATGGCCAAAGCCATTGCCGCCCAGACGCGCCAAAAGCTCGACATGAATCAGCAATGTCTCAGCGAAGGCTTAGCCAATCTCACCGGCAGTCTGTTTCAGTGCTTTCCCGGCTCCGGATCGTTGACCCGCTCCACCATTAACCAGCAGGCCGGCGCCCGCACGCAGTGGTCGGGTGTGATTTCGGCTGCGGCGGTGGCGCTGACCGTGGTTTTTTTCGCTCCCTATGCCTACTACATTCCCAAGGCTGGGCTGGCCGGCATTTTAATGCTGTCCGCCTGGCGGCTCGTCGATCGGCAGCAGTTGGTTTATTACGTCCGCACCACGCGCATCGACGCCTGGATTGTCGCCCTCACCGCCGTTTCGGCCGTGGCCGTGTCGGTCGAGTTTTGCGTGTTGATCGGCGTCTTTTTATCGTTCGTGTTGTACGTGCCGCAGGCGGCGCGGGCCCACATGACCGAATTAGTTGTTTCGCCGGAGCGGGTGATTCGCGAACGAATGCTCACCGACCCGGTCTGCACGCGGATTCGCATTTTCAGCCTGGAGGGCGATCTGTTCTTTGGCGCCTCGCCGGAATTGGAAGAACATTTAGACGCCGTCGCCCGCACCGCCGAGGAAGGCGTGCGCGTCATCGTGTTGCGGATGAAGCGCGTCCGCAGTCCCGATGCCGTGTGCATGAGCGTGCTCGATCACTTTATCCAACGCATGCAAGCCGCCAACGTGACGGTGCTGCTGTGCGGCGTGCGGCCCGATTTAATGCGCGTGATCGATTCCAGCGGTTTGGCCCGGCGTTTAGGGCAGGGGCGCGTGTTCGTGTTCCAGGAAACCGGCGAATTTTGGACCAGCACGCTGGAAG encodes the following:
- a CDS encoding SulP family inorganic anion transporter, whose protein sequence is MNYAPPQSNGQAEALSPWRAAFFRFVPAFDSLRNYSLRILAVDTMAGLTVAAVALPQAMAYAQIANIPPQYGLYTAIVMTAVGALFDSSKQLINGPTNAISIAVLSALVGFGESERIPAFILLTLMVGVVQIAISLCRLGDLTRYVSHAVIVGFTLGAGVLIVLDQLKNLLGLAAAGTGEDHFLKRFWLTIENIGQTNSTALCIGLGTIAIALALRWFNARWGLRLPELLLAIIAVTVIVGTQQLDQQGLKIVGKIPAKLPAPQWPDIQWPRVHALVGNSVAIALLGLLEAISMAKAIAAQTRQKLDMNQQCLSEGLANLTGSLFQCFPGSGSLTRSTINQQAGARTQWSGVISAAAVALTVVFFAPYAYYIPKAGLAGILMLSAWRLVDRQQLVYYVRTTRIDAWIVALTAVSAVAVSVEFCVLIGVFLSFVLYVPQAARAHMTELVVSPERVIRERMLTDPVCTRIRIFSLEGDLFFGASPELEEHLDAVARTAEEGVRVIVLRMKRVRSPDAVCMSVLDHFIQRMQAANVTVLLCGVRPDLMRVIDSSGLARRLGQGRVFVFQETGEFWTSTLEAVRFAYEMIGDDVCEVCPSHAESLNKKDGWYYLI